Proteins found in one Etheostoma spectabile isolate EspeVRDwgs_2016 chromosome 14, UIUC_Espe_1.0, whole genome shotgun sequence genomic segment:
- the LOC116701431 gene encoding LOW QUALITY PROTEIN: polyhomeotic-like protein 1 (The sequence of the model RefSeq protein was modified relative to this genomic sequence to represent the inferred CDS: inserted 2 bases in 1 codon; substituted 1 base at 1 genomic stop codon): protein METDGEQSQQAASTNGSAASGTSSRPSPMNSMSLYERQAVQALQALQRQPNAAQYFQQLMLQQQINNAQLQNLAAVQQVKATLAASRQSSPSSSSSSQTTSTTAAIVTSGSTTSSRPMGAPATSTISQSVLLSGTAGGQGQMYLRVNRSLRAPISSQLIFMPGNTATAAVATVTQQAQQQQPEVTPTSSSSSQSDNDQVQNLAMRGMSSPKGVGVKTEAPERSDSAAFSLVQPPHQLNSQSPTKPSQPQHQPPHIKIPTYPQPTNLKAHPSSSGASSSSSIPLSQLLLHGTRTLTTGTTAPTAAHTLVLASSAASQAHGYPVGTATIKPAVNAQTLVVQPLQKTSLSAEKSGHGNGPIPIQPKLQGLRLPLQLPSRNPPPILPAPPPVSSSAPPPQPPHIPVQIVGARQSTLGNTQALARGSCCQDGAAVLSSSSSLLTMVASIASREGGVVGRGVGLKPLHSPQEGPPLAQVSQVHPQANQSSRQGQNGPLASSPATTQAPTVSSPPPSMSRSSLSLPLVTEEQRGASAGVTTNGDSSGSQTPQGKQLSGSLKRKSDSNSANDEDGPSPPRLQPVRDHASELPTNPIKAGSGAPPLPPPLPXPVLSVSRGVCRGRELSPPSCGXTNVLTHSLRASSSREGAEPFPVCGSVKDSAGEDLTNDSPDTNQSETVTTATVLKCEYCKNFAPASQFRGTKRFCSMSCAKSMYWFPRYNVSFRQHFCVRQAQDPTPDQGQGHLSNSDEDGGIARRRVPRRTSSEIASAKIAGRPIPVKCRSESSHSEEESSGEEDEDDPMSLSPASSASCHQPPPPLLTDRSAPSGLPASPAQWSVEDVSQFISSLQGCEDLTSQFLSQEIDGQALLLLKEEHLMSTMNIKLGPALKICAHINTLRD, encoded by the exons ATGGAGACGGATGGAGAGCAGAGCCAGCAGGCGGCTTCGACCAATGGGAGCGCTGCATCTGGGACGAGCTCCCGCCCTTCTCCAATGAATTCTATGTCCCTGTATGAAAGACAGGCGGTGcag GCCCTGCAGGCGTTACAGAGGCAGCCGAACGCAGCGCAGTACTTCCAGCAGCTGATGCTGCAACAGCAGATCAACAACGCCCAGCTGCAGAACCTGGCAGCCGTGCAGCAGGTAAAG GCGACTCTGGCCGCCAGCCGTCAGTCGAGTCCCTCCAGCAGCAGCTCTTCTCAGACCACCAGCACCACAGCT GCCATTGTAACATCTGGATCTACAACCAGCAGCCGTCCCATGGGTGCCCCAGCAACATCCACAATCAGCCAATCGGTGCTGCTGAGTGGGACGGCAGGGGGACAGGGACAAATGTACCTGAGG GTCAACCGCTCCCTGAGGGCCCCCATCTCCTCACAGCTCATCTTTATGCCCGGCAACACAGCAACTGCTGCCGTAGCAACCGTCACCCAGCAGGCTCAGCAACAGCAACCGGAAGTGACACCGACTTCCTCTtccagcagccaatcagataaTGACCAG GTGCAGAATCTAGCCATGCGAGGTATGTCCAGTCCCAAAGGTGTTGGTGTTAAGACTGAAGCCCCAGAGAGGAGTGACTCAG cTGCTTTCTCCCTGGTCCAGCCCCCCCACCAGTTAAACTCCCAGTCCCCCACTAAGCCAAGTCAGCCACAGCACCAGCCCCCCCACATCAAAATCCCCACGTACCCTCAGCCCACCAACCTCAAAGCCCACCCTTCCTCCTCTGGGgcctcgtcctcgtcctccaTCCCCCTCTCACAGCTCCTGCTTCACGGAACCCGGACTCTCACCACAGGAACCACAGCTcccacagcagcacacactcTGGTCCTGGCGTCCAGCGCGGCGTCTCAGGCCCACGGGTATCCCGTTGGCACGGCGACCATCAAACCAGCGGTCAATGCTCAGACCCTGGTGGTGCAGCCTCTGCAGAAGACCTCGCTCAGTGCAGAGAAGTCTGGCCACGGCAATGGACCGATCCCCATCCAACCCAAACTGCAAGGGCTACGCCTGCCCCTCCAGCTGCCTTCTAGGAACCCCCCTCCCATCCTGCCCGCCCCGCCGCCCGTCAGCAGCTCCGCTCCGCCCCCCCAGCCGCCGCACATCCCTGTTCAGATTGTGGGTGCGAGGCAGAGCACGCTGGGAAACACCCAGGCTCTGGCCCGGGGCAGCTGCTGCCAGGACGGGGCCGCGGTCCTCAGCAGCTCGTCCAGCCTGCTCACCATGGTGGCGTCCATCGCATCCAGGGAGGGCGGGGTCGTGGGCCGAGGGGTGGGGCTAAAGCCGCTTCACTCGCCCCAGGAGGGTCCCCCGTTGGCTCAGGTCTCACAGGTGCATCCACAGGCCAATCAAAGCTCTAGACAGGGTCAGAATGGACCGCTGGCTTCGAGCCCCGCCACCACCCAGGCCCCCACGGtttcctctccccccccctcgaTGTCTcgctcctccctctccctccccctggTGACCGAAGAGCAGAGAGGAGCATCAGCTGGTGTGACCACCAATGGAGACTCATCTGGAAGTCAGACACCACAG ggAAAGCAGTTGTCTGGGTcactaaaaagaaaatcagactCCAACTCAGCAAATGATGAAGATGGCCCCTCCCCTCCACGGCTCCAGCCAGTCAGAGATCACGCCTCAGAACTCCCGACCAATCCCATCAAAGCAG GCTCTGgtgctcctcctctgcctccaccTCTCCC CCCAGTGCTGTCAGTGTCCCGTGGGGTCTGCCGTGGGAGAGAGCTCTCCCCCCCAAGCTGTGGTTAAACCAACGTCCTTACACACTCATTGAGGGCTTCGTCATCCAGGGAAGGGGCAGAGCCTTTCCCT GTATGTGGTTCAGTGAAGGACTCGGCTGGTGAGGACTTAACTAATGACAGTCCGGACACTAACCAATCAGAGACCGTTACAACAGCGACAG tGCTGAAGTGTGAGTACTGTAAAAACTTTGCTCCTGCCAGCCAGTTCAGGGGCACCAAACGGTTCTGCTCCATGTCTTGTGCCAAGAG TATGTATTGGTTCCCCAGGTACAACGTCAGCTTCAGGCAGCACTTCTGCGTGCGGCAGGCGCAAGACCCCACTCCGGATCAAGGCCAAGGCCACCTCTCCAACTCAGACGAAGACGGAGGAATTGCCAGGCGCAGGGTCCCCCGAAGGACTAGCTCAGAAATAGCAAGTGCCAAGATAGCAGGGAGACCCATACCTGTAAAG TGCCGTTCAGAGTCCAGCCACTCAGAGGAGGAGTCTAGtggagaggaggatgaagatgacCCCATGTCCCTCTCGCCCGCCTCCTCCGCCTCCTGCCACCAGCCGCCTCCTCCGCTCCTGACGGACCGTTCTGCGCCCAGCGGCCTGCCTGCCAGCCCAGCCCAGTGGAGCGTGGAGGACGTGTCGCAGTTTATTTCCTCACTACAAG GCTGCGAGGATCTCACCTCCCAGTTCCTGTCGCAGGAGATTGACGGAcaggcgctgctgctgctgaaggaggaGCATCTCATGTCCACCATGAACATCAAGCTAGGTCCCGCCCTCAAGATCTGCGCCCACATCAACACCCTGAGAGACTGA